From the Temnothorax longispinosus isolate EJ_2023e chromosome 6, Tlon_JGU_v1, whole genome shotgun sequence genome, one window contains:
- the Edem1 gene encoding ER degradation-enhancing alpha-mannosidase-like protein 2, giving the protein MILFRAGSILGLLVLVSGFREYGRRELIGLRDEVRAMFDYAYTGYLTHAYPYDELRSLSCDGFDTWGSFSLTLIDALDTLAVMGNYSEFRRVAELIIGTRANFEANINVSVFETNIRVVGGLLSAHLLSRRAGVKLEPGWPCNGPLLRLAEDMAGRLIAAFDTPTGMPYGTVNLKYGVPEGETSITCTAGIGTFLLEFGTLSRLTGDPLYEEVAMNAIKALHHYRSSIGLVGNHIDVLTGHWTAQDSGIGAGVDSYFEYLAKGTLLFQDPLLASIFQEHKRAIEKYIRREDWHLWVSMTKGQVTLPVFQSLDAYWPGVLSLFGEIGDAMKSLHNYHRVWKQFGFTPEFYNIPQAEAGTNREGYPLRPELIESVMYLYRATRDPYLIQVGVDILRSLQHSAKTTCGYATINDVRDHRKADRMESFFLAETTKYLYLLFDTDNFIHNTGSEGEIIDTQWGQCVVDAGGYIFNTEAHPIDPGALYCCRPAQEIFSDKRPILKRFRPTQDNVPMDDSSPNEPNHHEKDATSKNPDVMPITMTKLSEIRHHSASGKKDALNESVPSPNVSSTDDPSDSAEQEDEVEEVEEVEEEEEKSNRSVRLPTAQIFAPSSTMYKADDSDGPDGFEPPILSNGQYSASGLATEGGVRRNFTPSPAKARFEPQIMLENIRRGNLYPTNVTARRNYQILSCQAQPFLQRMSIIGEFF; this is encoded by the coding sequence ATGATTCTCTTCAGAGCGGGCTCGATCCTCGGCCTCCTCGTCCTGGTAAGCGGCTTCCGGGAGTACGGCAGGCGGGAGCTGATCGGCCTGCGGGATGAGGTACGGGCCATGTTCGATTACGCCTACACCGGCTACCTGACGCACGCCTATCCGTACGACGAGCTGCGCTCGCTGAGCTGCGACGGCTTCGACACCTGGGGCAGCTTCTCCCTGACCCTCATCGACGCCCTGGACACGCTCGCGGTGATGGGCAATTACTCCGAGTTCCGTCGCGTCGCCGAGCTGATCATCGGCACGCGGGCCAACTTCGAGGCGAACATCAACGTGTCGGTGTTCGAGACGAACATCCGGGTGGTCGGCGGCCTGCTGAGCGCCCATCTGCTGTCGCGCCGGGCCGGCGTCAAGCTCGAGCCCGGCTGGCCCTGCAACGGCCCGCTGCTGCGTCTCGCCGAGGACATGGCCGGGAGGCTGATCGCCGCGTTCGACACCCCCACGGGGATGCCGTACGGCACGGTGAATCTCAAGTACGGCGTGCCGGAGGGTGAGACCAGCATCACGTGCACCGCCGGCATCGGCACCTTCCTCCTCGAGTTCGGCACCCTCTCCCGACTGACCGGCGATCCGCTCTACGAGGAGGTGGCCATGAACGCCATAAAGGCGCTGCACCACTACAGATCCAGCATCGGCCTAGTCGGCAATCACATTGACGTCCTAACCGGCCACTGGACCGCTCAGGATTCCGGCATAGGCGCCGGGGTCGACTCCTACTTCGAGTACCTCGCGAAGGGTACGTTGCTGTTTCAGGATCCCCTGCTGGCCTCGATATTCCAGGAGCACAAGCGAGCGATAGAGAAGTACATTCGTCGAGAGGACTGGCATCTGTGGGTCTCCATGACCAAGGGTCAGGTGACCCTGCCGGTCTTTCAATCTCTGGACGCGTACTGGCCCGGCGTGCTGAGTCTCTTCGGCGAGATCGGGGACGCGATGAAGTCCCTCCACAATTACCATCGCGTCTGGAAGCAGTTCGGTTTCACCCCGGAATTCTACAACATCCCGCAGGCCGAGGCGGGGACCAACAGGGAGGGCTATCCGTTGCGGCCGGAGCTCATAGAGTCCGTCATGTATCTTTACAGGGCGACCAGGGATCCGTATTTGATCCAGGTGGGTGTGGACATCCTGAGGAGTCTGCAGCACAGCGCGAAAACCACGTGCGGCTACGCGACCATCAACGACGTGCGGGACCATCGCAAAGCGGACCGAATGGAGTCCTTCTTCCTCGCGGAGACCACCAAGTACCTGTACCTTCTCTTCGACACCGACAACTTCATCCACAATACCGGCTCCGAGGGCGAGATAATCGACACCCAATGGGGCCAGTGCGTGGTGGACGCTGGCGGATACATCTTCAACACCGAGGCCCACCCGATCGATCCTGGTGCTCTATATTGTTGCCGGCCGGCGCAGGAGATCTTTTCCGACAAGAGGCCGATCCTGAAGAGGTTCCGTCCGACGCAGGATAACGTGCCAATGGACGATTCCTCGCCGAACGAACCTAATCATCACGAGAAGGATGCCACCAGCAAGAATCCAGACGTGATGCCAATCACGATGACGAAACTGTCCGAGATCAGGCACCACTCGGCGAGCGGGAAGAAGGATGCTCTCAACGAAAGTGTCCCGTCGCCGAACGTCTCGTCGACGGACGACCCGTCGGATTCCGCCGAGCAGGAAGACGAGGTCGAGGAGGTCGAGGAAgtcgaggaggaggaggagaaatcGAATCGGAGCGTTCGGTTGCCAACGGCGCAGATATTCGCTCCCTCGTCGACGATGTACAAGGCTGACGACAGCGACGGTCCCGACGGCTTCGAGCCCCCGATACTGTCGAACGGACAATACTCGGCTTCCGGACTCGCGACGGAGGGCGGTGTTCGACGGAATTTTACACCGAGCCCCGCTAAAGCCAGATTCGAGCCGCAGATAATGCTGGAGAACATCAGACGCGGGAATCTCTATCCGACCAACGTCACAGCGAGGCGGAACTATCAGATCCTGTCCTGTCAAGCTCAACCATTCCTACAACGAATGTCGATCATaggagaatttttttaa
- the LOC139815192 gene encoding CXXC-type zinc finger protein 1, giving the protein MADKRQHSLSKEEIAKQFMLPERKSKIATLLKQDGQAYCICRSSDSSRFMIGCDACEEWYHGDCINITEKDAKHIKQFFCVRCREEDPTLITRYKPRRTDQDDRKHKKYKEKERAHRYEYDAPWGPTVEKKSSKRCGECTGCLRMENCGKCDACRHLKKFGPSVRLKLRCIQRTCRVVGDPLKPSKSLNKGTKLTKRRKRDSSNERNEYLEPPRHCYGPACTKQSRPGSKYCSDDCGLKLATSRIYQVLPQRIQEWSLTACIAEQNNRRALEAVRKQQHDVRRILQELEKRHVELDRIVERAKHASIDPQAEVDDYDDTESSMYCITCGHEVNSRTAIKHMEKCFNKYESQASFGSIFKTRIEGQVMFCDFFNPGNRTYCKRLRVLCPEHCKDPKIGDTEVCGCPLVTNVFDATGEFCRAPKKSCVKHYMWEKLRRAEIDMERVRQWLKIDELVEQERQIRSNMATRAGVLALMLHSTYNHELMEQMTQEQSREQLQAMEEELRRRYGVHQKEQCMDQ; this is encoded by the exons ATGGCTGATAAAAGGCAGCACAGTTTGTCG AAAGAGGAGATAGCGAAGCAATTTATGCTGCCGGAGAGGAAGAGCAAGATCGCAACATTGCTGAAACAGGATGGTCAAGCGTATTGCATTTGCAGAAGCTCGGACAGCTCTCGCTTTATGAT aGGATGCGACGCGTGCGAGGAGTGGTACCATGGTGATTGCATAAACATAACTGAGAAGGATGCGAAGcacataaaacaatttttctgtgtT CGTTGCAGAGAGGAAGATCCGACGTTGATAACGCGATACAAGCCACGCAGGACCGACCAGGATGACAGGAAACATAAGAAGTAcaaggagaaggagagagcgCACCGATATGAGTACGACGCGCCGTGGGGTCCTACTGTGGAGAAGAAATCCTCCAAACGTTGCGGAGAATGCACAGGATGTCTACGTATGGAAAATTGTGGAAAATGTGACGCTTGCAG GCATCTAAAGAAATTTGGACCTTCGGTGCGACTGAAGCTCAGATGCATCCAACGAACCTGTCGTGTAGTAGGCGATCCACTGAAACCTTCGAAGAGTCTTAACAAGGGGACGAAATTGACCAAGAGGCGGAAGAGGGACTCGAGCAACGAGAGGAACGAGTACTTGGAGCCACCGCGCCACTGCTATGGACCAGCATGCACGAAGCAGTCGCGACCCGGTAGCAAATACTGCTCCGACGATTGCGGCCTGAAGCTGGCGACGAGCAGGATCTACCAGGTGCTACCGCAGCGGATACAGGAATGGTCGTTGACCGCGTGCATCGCGGAACAGAACAACAGACGCGCCCTGGAAGCCGTGAGGAAGCAGCAGCACGACGTCCGTAGGATACTGCAAGAGCTGGAAAAGAGACACGTCGAGTTGGATCGTATTGTCGAACGCGCGAAACACGCGTCCATCGATCCGCAAGCCGAGGTGGACGACTACGACGACACGGAGAGCAGCATGTACTGTATAACGTGCGGCCACGAGGTCAACTCGAGAACCGCCATTAAACATATGGAAAAGTGTTTCAATAAG TACGAATCACAAGCGTCCTTCGGTTCGATCTTCAAGACGCGCATCGAAGGCCAAGTGATGTTCTGCGACTTCTTCAATCCTGGGAACAGAACTTACTGCAAACGACTACGCGTTCTGTGCCCCGAGCACTGCAAGGATCCAAAGATCGGCGACACTGAGGTATGCGGTTGCCCCTTGGTTACGAACGTGTTCGACGCTACGGGGGAATTCTGTCGCGCGCCTAAGAAGAGCTGCGTAAAGCACTACATGTGGGAGAAGCTGCGACGAGCGGAGATCGACATGGAGAGGGTGAGGCAGTGGTTGAAAATCGACGAGCTCGTGGAGCAAGAGAGGCAGATCCGGTCGAACATGGCGACGCGAGCCGGTGTATTGGCTCTAATGTTGCACTCCACTTATAATCACGAGTTAATGGAGCAGATGACACAGGAACAGAGTAGGGAACAGCTGCAGGCGATGGAGGAGGAGCTGCGAAGGAGATATGGTGTACATCAGAAGGAACAATGCATGGACCAGTGA